The following coding sequences lie in one Arabidopsis thaliana chromosome 3, partial sequence genomic window:
- a CDS encoding alpha/beta-Hydrolases superfamily protein codes for MGSLSGIIQRPLVAAAAVITASVSADVSERFSSLRSLVRGSESEQIAPSVSGLVQEERSLWVSQVSASKLADLSFVSRICVPVPNVDLLASNPSCSLATSVTSLSALRSVYQSAELAKASKPVAFTIGASLVVPDISYRWHLPEPSAVDMSGSSSCVSEKNRTVVVLLGWLGSKQKHLKKYADWYTSKGYHVITFTLPMNEIMSYQVGGKAEKNIESLVNHLADWLDEEQKKNLVFHTFSNTGWLTYGAILEKFQKQDSSLMGRVKGCIVDSAPVAAADPTVWASGFSAAFLKKSSVATKGSASSSYESNGINISQPKPAATETALLLVLEKFFAVILNLPKVNRRLADVLDTLSTAQPSCPQLYIYSSADRVIPVEQVESFIVEQRKAGHEVRACNFISSPHVDHFRSNPELYTAELNHFMNNFVLSCCHHSS; via the exons ATGGGTTCTTTGTCTGGGATCATTCAACGGCCacttgttgctgctgctgctgtgaTTACAGCTTCTGTGTCTGCAGATGTCTCTGAGAGGTTCTCATCTCTTAGATCACTAGTTCGAGGTTCTGAATCAGAGCAGATTGCTCCTTCAGTGTCTGGTTTAGTTCAGGAAGAAAGGTCCTTGTGGGTTTCTCAAGTCTCGGCCTCCAAGCTTGCAGATTTATCTTTTGTGTCGAGGATTTGTGTTCCTGTACCAAATGTTGATCTCCTAGCTTCTAATCCTAGCTGTAGTCTCGCTACTTCTGTTACTTCTCTGTCCGCTCTTCGTAGTGTTTATCAGTCTGCAGAGTTGGCTAAAGCATCGAAACCGGTTGCATTCACAATCGGTGCCTCACTTGTGGTTCCTGATATTTCCTACAGATGGCATTTACCTGAGCCTAGTGCAGTCGATATGTCTGGTTCTTCGAGTTGTGTGTCTGAAAAGAATAGAACTGTTGTGGTTTTGCTTGGATGGCTTGGATCAAAGCAGAAGCATCTGAAGAAATATGCTGATTGGTACACTTCAAAGGGTTACCATGTCATTACATTTACTCTTCCGATGAATGAGATTATGAGTTATCAAGTTGGAGGGAAAGCAGAGAAGAACATCGAGTCGCTGGTTAATCACTTGGCTGATTGGTTGGATgaagagcaaaagaaaaatctcgtCTTTCACACCTTCAGCAACACCGGGTGGTTAAC ATATGGAGCCATTTTGGAAAAGTTTCAGAAGCAAGATTCATCATTGATGGGAAGAGTTAAAGGTTGCATAGTGGACTCAGCTCCTGTTGCTGCTGCAGATCCTACG GTATGGGCATCAGGTTTCTCAGCTGCGTTCTTGAAGAAAAGCAGTGTAGCCACTAAAGGATCTGCGAGCTCATCATATGAGTCAAACGGTATAAACATCTCCCAGCCTAAACCCGCTGCAACAGAAACAGCTTTGCTTTTGGTTCTTGAAAAGTTCTTTGCGGTGATTCTAAATCTTCCCAAAGTAAACAG GAGACTTGCCGATGTTCTTGACACATTATCAACAGCACAACCAAGTTGTCCACAGTTATACATTTACAGCTCTGCAGACAGAGTTATACCGGTGGAACAAGTTGAATCATTCATTGTAGAGCAGAGGAAAGCAGGACATGAGGTCCGTGCTTGCAACTTCATATCTTCACCTCATGTAGACCATTTCCGGAGTAACCCAGAACTGTATACAGCTGAGCTCAACCATTTCATGAACAACTTTGTCCTTTCTTGCTGCCACCATTCTTCATAG
- the FYPP3 gene encoding flower-specific, phytochrome-associated protein phosphatase 3 (''flower-specific, phytochrome-associated protein phosphatase 3'' (FYPP3); CONTAINS InterPro DOMAIN/s: Metallophosphoesterase (InterPro:IPR004843), Serine/threonine-specific protein phosphatase/bis(5-nucleosyl)-tetraphosphatase (InterPro:IPR006186); BEST Arabidopsis thaliana protein match is: Calcineurin-like metallo-phosphoesterase superfamily protein (TAIR:AT1G50370.1); Has 6822 Blast hits to 6670 proteins in 515 species: Archae - 81; Bacteria - 277; Metazoa - 2341; Fungi - 1410; Plants - 975; Viruses - 8; Other Eukaryotes - 1730 (source: NCBI BLink).), with product MDLDQWISKVKDGQHLSEDELQLLCEYVKEILIEESNVQPVNSPVTVCGDIHGQFHDLMKLFQTGGHVPDTNYIFMGDFVDRGYNSLEVFTILLLLKARYPANITLLRGNHESRQLTQVYGFYDECQRKYGNANAWRYCTDVFDYLTLSAIIDGTVLCVHGGLSPDVRTIDQIRLIERNCEIPHEGPFCDLMWSDPEDIETWAVSPRGAGWLFGSRVTTEFNHINKLDLVCRAHQLVQEGLKYMFQDKGLVTVWSAPNYCYRCGNVASILSFNDNMEREVKFFTETEENNQMRGPRTGVPYFL from the exons aTGGATTTGGATCAATGGATTTCCAAGGTTAAAGATGGTCAGCATCTCTCCGAAGACGAGCTTCAGCTTCTCTGCGAATAC GTGAAAGAGATTCTGATTGAGGAGTCAAACGTACAGCCTGTAAACAGTCCAGTCACCGTATGTGGTGATATCCATGGCCAGTTTCATGATCTTATGAAGCTTTTTCAGACCGGAGGTCATGTTCCCGACACCAATTACATTTTTATG GGGGACTTCGTGGATAGAGGTTACAACAGCCTTGAAGTCTTCACTATTCTTTTACTTCTTAAAGCTAG ATATCCAGCCAATATTACACTTTTGCGCGGAAATCATGAAAGTAGGCAGCTAACGCAG GTGTATGGTTTCTATGACGAATGCCAGAGGAAGTATGGTAACGCTAATGCGTGGCGATATTGCACAGATGTTTTTGACTATCTTACCCTGTCAGCTATTATAGATGGCACA GTTCTATGTGTTCACGGTGGCCTTTCCCCGGATGTCCGGACAATTGATCAG ATAAGACTGATCGAGCGAAATTGCGAAATTCCTCATGAAGGGCCCTTTTGCGATCTTATGTGGAGTGATCCTGAAGATATTGAAACATGGGCGGTTAGTCCACGTGGAGCTGGTTGGCTTTTCGGATCCAGGGTTACCACTGAG TTTAACCATATCAACAAGCTGGATCTAGTATGCCGCGCGCACCAACTTGTACAAGAAGGTCTTAAGTACATGTTCCAAGATAAAGGCCTTGTAACT gTATGGTCTGCACCTAATTACTGTTACCGCTGTGGGAATGTCGCTTCTATATTGAGTTTCAATGACAACATG GAAAGGGAAGTGAAGTTCTTCACAGAGACAGAAGAGAACAATCAAATGAGAGGGCCAAGGACTGGAGTTCCGTATTTCCTATGA
- a CDS encoding E3 ubiquitin-protein ligase — MLIKRFNPPCWRSDHHQPKESNRDKMGSSSSPSPNDAVLESARPFLRGELEKIDPKLPSLIAVLKSVGAGECWHKHGSFLDHLIDIYKILKLWKAPESVCLCGLFHSAYSNSYVNLAIFDPSTGRDVVRDHVGEAAESLIHLFCVVPRQTLIHDELLFKYSDCELVEHLDCSEVSLRNAKEKGIFDGDEEWRKKINALVPENGVVVKHIKTGEEIVVSRRVVGVFLLMTMADFSDQLFGFQDELFCNHDGRLEFRGNNVTALWPGNGKPGLWMNSNSRMGAIYSLIVREEEILMEERRRAFGSGFEVRKERDEDIDLVVPPVFSFCTKVLDAKEQIEAREMYWEVVSSDTSKEGYLERAEERLLGCIEKNPFVGEPHVLLSQVYLGKKRFKEAEREAEKGLLLLLQWGSPWDKRMSWEGWIAWVRVLLMKSQDQSWPDVSWGILNLGLVR, encoded by the exons atgctaaTAAAAAGGTTTAATCCTCCATGCTGGAGAAGCGATCATCATCAACCGAAAGAGAGTAATAGAGACAAAATgggttcatcatcatctccatcccCGAACGACGCCGTACTGGAATCAGCCCGACCTTTTCTCCGAGGAGAGCTTGAAAAGATCGACCCCAAACTCCCGTCGTTAATCGCCGTCCTCAAAAGCGTCGGTGCCGGCGAGTGTTGGCACAAACACGGAAGCTTCCTAGATCACTTAATCGATATCTACAAGATCCTCAAGCTATGGAAAGCTCCTGAATCCGTCTGTCTCTGTGGTCTATTCCACTCTGCTTACTCCAATTCCTATGTCAATTTAGCTATTTTCGATCCTTCCACTGGTCGTGACGTCGTCCGTGATCACGTCGGTGAAGCTGCCGAGTCGTTGATCCATCTCTTCTGCGTTGTACCGAGACAAACTCTGATTCACGATGAGCTTTTGTTTAAGTACTCTGATTGTGAGCTCGTTGAGCATCTTGATTGTTCTGAGGTTTCGTTGAGGAACGCAAAGGAGAAAGGGATTtttgatggagatgaagagtggaggaagaagattaaTGCTTTGGTTCCTGAGAACGGTGTTGTTGTGAAGCATATCAAGACAGGTGAAGAAATCGTTGTTTCGAGGAGAGTTGTTggtgttttcttgttaatgACAATGGCGGATTTTAGTGATCAGCTTTTTGGGTTCCAAGATGAGTTGTTCTGTAATCATGATGGGAGACTTGAGTTTAGAGGGAACAACGTGACTGCGTTGTGGCCTGGGAATGGGAAGCCTGGACTGTGGATGAATTCTAATTCGAGAATGGGAGCGATTTATAGTTTGATTGTGAGAGAAGAGGAGATTTTGATGGAAGAGAGGAGAAGGGCTTTTGGTTCTGGGTTTGAAGTGAGGAAGGAAAGAGATGAGGATATAGATCTTGTCGTGCCTCCAGTTTTCAGCTTCTGCACCAAG GTATTGGATGCAAAAGAGCAGATAGAAGCAAGGGAGATGTACTGGGAAGTTGTGAGCAGTGACACAAGCAAAGAAGGGTACTTGGAGAGAGCAGAGGAGAGATTGTTGGGTTGTATTGAGAAGAACCCATTTGTGGGAGAGCCACATGTGTTGTTGAGTCAAGTGTACTTGGGAAAGAAGAGATtcaaagaagcagagagagaggCAGAGAAAGGGCTTCTTCTGCTCTTGCAATGGGGAAGTCCTTGGGACAAGAGAATGTCATGGGAAGGTTGGATTGCTTGGGTTAGGGTTCTTCTCATGAAGTCACAGGATCAATCTTGGCCTGATGTTTCTTGGGGTATCTTGAACTTGGGTCTCGTGCGCTAA
- a CDS encoding E3 ubiquitin-protein ligase (unknown protein; INVOLVED IN: biological_process unknown; LOCATED IN: chloroplast stroma, chloroplast; EXPRESSED IN: 23 plant structures; EXPRESSED DURING: 13 growth stages; Has 118 Blast hits to 118 proteins in 41 species: Archae - 0; Bacteria - 42; Metazoa - 0; Fungi - 0; Plants - 56; Viruses - 0; Other Eukaryotes - 20 (source: NCBI BLink).), translating to MGSSSSPSPNDAVLESARPFLRGELEKIDPKLPSLIAVLKSVGAGECWHKHGSFLDHLIDIYKILKLWKAPESVCLCGLFHSAYSNSYVNLAIFDPSTGRDVVRDHVGEAAESLIHLFCVVPRQTLIHDELLFKYSDCELVEHLDCSEVSLRNAKEKGIFDGDEEWRKKINALVPENGVVVKHIKTGEEIVVSRRVVGVFLLMTMADFSDQLFGFQDELFCNHDGRLEFRGNNVTALWPGNGKPGLWMNSNSRMGAIYSLIVREEEILMEERRRAFGSGFEVRKERDEDIDLVVPPVFSFCTKVLDAKEQIEAREMYWEVVSSDTSKEGYLERAEERLLGCIEKNPFVGEPHVLLSQVYLGKKRFKEAEREAEKGLLLLLQWGSPWDKRMSWEGWIAWVRVLLMKSQDQSWPDVSWGILNLGLVR from the exons ATgggttcatcatcatctccatcccCGAACGACGCCGTACTGGAATCAGCCCGACCTTTTCTCCGAGGAGAGCTTGAAAAGATCGACCCCAAACTCCCGTCGTTAATCGCCGTCCTCAAAAGCGTCGGTGCCGGCGAGTGTTGGCACAAACACGGAAGCTTCCTAGATCACTTAATCGATATCTACAAGATCCTCAAGCTATGGAAAGCTCCTGAATCCGTCTGTCTCTGTGGTCTATTCCACTCTGCTTACTCCAATTCCTATGTCAATTTAGCTATTTTCGATCCTTCCACTGGTCGTGACGTCGTCCGTGATCACGTCGGTGAAGCTGCCGAGTCGTTGATCCATCTCTTCTGCGTTGTACCGAGACAAACTCTGATTCACGATGAGCTTTTGTTTAAGTACTCTGATTGTGAGCTCGTTGAGCATCTTGATTGTTCTGAGGTTTCGTTGAGGAACGCAAAGGAGAAAGGGATTtttgatggagatgaagagtggaggaagaagattaaTGCTTTGGTTCCTGAGAACGGTGTTGTTGTGAAGCATATCAAGACAGGTGAAGAAATCGTTGTTTCGAGGAGAGTTGTTggtgttttcttgttaatgACAATGGCGGATTTTAGTGATCAGCTTTTTGGGTTCCAAGATGAGTTGTTCTGTAATCATGATGGGAGACTTGAGTTTAGAGGGAACAACGTGACTGCGTTGTGGCCTGGGAATGGGAAGCCTGGACTGTGGATGAATTCTAATTCGAGAATGGGAGCGATTTATAGTTTGATTGTGAGAGAAGAGGAGATTTTGATGGAAGAGAGGAGAAGGGCTTTTGGTTCTGGGTTTGAAGTGAGGAAGGAAAGAGATGAGGATATAGATCTTGTCGTGCCTCCAGTTTTCAGCTTCTGCACCAAG GTATTGGATGCAAAAGAGCAGATAGAAGCAAGGGAGATGTACTGGGAAGTTGTGAGCAGTGACACAAGCAAAGAAGGGTACTTGGAGAGAGCAGAGGAGAGATTGTTGGGTTGTATTGAGAAGAACCCATTTGTGGGAGAGCCACATGTGTTGTTGAGTCAAGTGTACTTGGGAAAGAAGAGATtcaaagaagcagagagagaggCAGAGAAAGGGCTTCTTCTGCTCTTGCAATGGGGAAGTCCTTGGGACAAGAGAATGTCATGGGAAGGTTGGATTGCTTGGGTTAGGGTTCTTCTCATGAAGTCACAGGATCAATCTTGGCCTGATGTTTCTTGGGGTATCTTGAACTTGGGTCTCGTGCGCTAA
- the TOM40 gene encoding translocase of the outer mitochondrial membrane 40 (translocase of the outer mitochondrial membrane 40 (TOM40); FUNCTIONS IN: voltage-gated anion channel activity, P-P-bond-hydrolysis-driven protein transmembrane transporter activity; INVOLVED IN: protein targeting to mitochondrion, anion transport; LOCATED IN: mitochondrial outer membrane, mitochondrion, mitochondrial inner membrane, plasma membrane, mitochondrial outer membrane translocase complex; EXPRESSED IN: 25 plant structures; EXPRESSED DURING: 15 growth stages; CONTAINS InterPro DOMAIN/s: Porin, eukaryotic type (InterPro:IPR001925); BEST Arabidopsis thaliana protein match is: Eukaryotic porin family protein (TAIR:AT1G50400.1); Has 530 Blast hits to 530 proteins in 190 species: Archae - 0; Bacteria - 0; Metazoa - 257; Fungi - 140; Plants - 72; Viruses - 0; Other Eukaryotes - 61 (source: NCBI BLink).): MADLLPPLTAAQVDAKTKVDEKVDYSNLPSPVPYEELHREALMSLKSDNFEGLRFDFTRALNQKFSLSHSVMMGPTEVPAQSPETTIKIPTAHYEFGANYYDPKLLLIGRVMTDGRLNARLKADLTDKLVVKANALITNEEHMSQAMFNFDYMGSDYRAQLQLGQSALIGATYIQSVTNHLSLGGEIFWAGVPRKSGIGYAARYETDKMVASGQVASTGAVVMNYVQKISDKVSLATDFMYNYFSRDVTASVGYDYMLRQARVRGKIDSNGVASALLEERLSMGLNFLLSAELDHKKKDYKFGFGLTVG, encoded by the exons ATGGCGGATCTTTTACCACCTCTTACGGCGGCACAAGTCGATGCTAAGACTAAAGTCGATGAGAAAGTCGATTACTCGAACCTCCCTTCTCCTGTTCCCTATGAGGAACTCCACCGTGAAGCTCTCA TGTCTTTAAAGTCGGACAATTTTGAGGGTTTACGCTTCGACTTTACCAGGGCGTTGAATCAGAAGTTTTCTCTCAGTCATAG TGTAATGATGGGGCCAACCGAAGTTCCTGCTCAGTCACCTGAAACTACTATCAAAATTCCAACAGCCCATTATGAGTTTGGTGCCAATTATTATGACCCAAAG TTGCTGCTCATCGGAAGGGTAATGACTGATGGTAGACTAAATGCGAGACTGAAAGCAGATTTAACTGATAAGTTAGTTGTGAAGGCGAATGCTCTG ATAACAAATGAGGAACATATGTCACAAGCAATGTTCAACTTTGATTACATG GGATCAGACTACAGAGCTCAGCTTCAACTTGGACAGAGTGCCCTAATTGGAGCAACTTATATCCAG AGTGTTACAAACCATTTATCCTTGGGTGGTGAAATTTTCTGGGCTGGTGTGCCTCGGAAGTCGGGAATAGGCTATGCTGCTAGATACGAGACAGATAAAATG GTTGCTTCTGGTCAAGTTGCTAGCACGGGTGCTGTTGTTATGAACTATGTTCAGAAGATTTCAGATAAG GTGTCACTTGCCACTGATTTCATGTACAACTACTTTTCAAGAGATGTAACAGCTAGTGTGGGTTATGACTATATGCTTAGACAG GCTCGTGTGCGGGGTAAGATCGATTCAAACGGTGTTGCATCCGCTCTCCTTGAAGAAAGATTGAGTATGGGactcaattttcttctttctgcaGAG CTGGATCATAAGAAGAAGGACTACAAGTTTGGTTTCGGATTAACAGTTGGTTAA
- the TOM40 gene encoding translocase of the outer mitochondrial membrane 40 — translation MMGPTEVPAQSPETTIKIPTAHYEFGANYYDPKLLLIGRVMTDGRLNARLKADLTDKLVVKANALITNEEHMSQAMFNFDYMGSDYRAQLQLGQSALIGATYIQSVTNHLSLGGEIFWAGVPRKSGIGYAARYETDKMVASGQVASTGAVVMNYVQKISDKVSLATDFMYNYFSRDVTASVGYDYMLRQARVRGKIDSNGVASALLEERLSMGLNFLLSAELDHKKKDYKFGFGLTVG, via the exons ATGATGGGGCCAACCGAAGTTCCTGCTCAGTCACCTGAAACTACTATCAAAATTCCAACAGCCCATTATGAGTTTGGTGCCAATTATTATGACCCAAAG TTGCTGCTCATCGGAAGGGTAATGACTGATGGTAGACTAAATGCGAGACTGAAAGCAGATTTAACTGATAAGTTAGTTGTGAAGGCGAATGCTCTG ATAACAAATGAGGAACATATGTCACAAGCAATGTTCAACTTTGATTACATG GGATCAGACTACAGAGCTCAGCTTCAACTTGGACAGAGTGCCCTAATTGGAGCAACTTATATCCAG AGTGTTACAAACCATTTATCCTTGGGTGGTGAAATTTTCTGGGCTGGTGTGCCTCGGAAGTCGGGAATAGGCTATGCTGCTAGATACGAGACAGATAAAATG GTTGCTTCTGGTCAAGTTGCTAGCACGGGTGCTGTTGTTATGAACTATGTTCAGAAGATTTCAGATAAG GTGTCACTTGCCACTGATTTCATGTACAACTACTTTTCAAGAGATGTAACAGCTAGTGTGGGTTATGACTATATGCTTAGACAG GCTCGTGTGCGGGGTAAGATCGATTCAAACGGTGTTGCATCCGCTCTCCTTGAAGAAAGATTGAGTATGGGactcaattttcttctttctgcaGAG CTGGATCATAAGAAGAAGGACTACAAGTTTGGTTTCGGATTAACAGTTGGTTAA
- a CDS encoding SNF2 domain-containing protein / helicase domain-containing protein / zinc finger protein-like protein has translation MDSAIEISSGSDSDDEVPPQPVWPQTRTRMDPTWLSRRPLPTVDSHARAEHTNQAPPNGASSDTSRPGVSKPFTGNGNTVNSRISSGSGADYVRLSSEQALKRTLPPSFNSPPLPARSGTNNISNASGSRVGVDYERPLSQQALKRTLPPSFNPPPLPSRSGTNNIRNAGGSRFGADYSHPAVSAVGNKSTFGDHYSGAHAEIGIQRGVNGVRILPPSLTHGTSASVLHHAGSSDPMHRFGGGEDRNPDNDERLVYQAALQVLNQPMTESDLPPGTLSVPLMRHQKIALAWMFQKETSSFNCPGGILADDQGLGKTVSTIALILKQKIVSQLKSESSCKQETEALVLDADDESDNAKHESGSHVKPELKVSSNSETSVLSACGNDENDSSDMEKAEDEEANSSTRAFQWKRPAAGTLIVCPASVVRQWARELDEKVSEESKLSVLVYHGSNRTKDPNELAEYDVVVTTYAIVTNEAPNKFLVDEDENDEKNTDRYGLASGFSNNKKRKVVVGASKKSKRRGRKSTNDTSSEPDCGPLGKVGWFRIVLDEAQTIKNYRTQMARSCCTLRAKRRWCLSGTPIQNTIDDLYSYFRFLRYDPYAVYKSFYSTIKVPISRNSCQGYKKLQAVLRAIMLRRTKGTLLDGKPIINLPPKVVNLSQVDFSVAERSFYKKLEADSRSQFKAYADAGTLSQNYANILLLLLRLRQACDHPQLVKRYNSDPVGKVSEAAVRRLPREARSRLINRLESSSAICYECNEPPEKPVVTLCGHIFCYECVLEYITGDENTCPVPRCKQQLARDVVFSESSLRNCTSDDSGCSSSHDNGLDRSVFQKRDFCSSKIKAVLDILQSLSQPDSPNSAQHGQMPSSSRPYDDDDVTIVEPMRLHSSSPSQGAVKTIIFSQWTGMLDLVELRILESGIEFRRLDGTMSLAARDRAVKEFSKKPDVSDVNILDMFSKTIY, from the exons ATGGATTCTGCTATTGAAATTAGTTCAGGTAGTGATAGTGATGACGAAGTACCACCGCAGCCTGTTTGGCCACAAACTCGAACCAGGATGGATCCCACATGGCTAA gCAGGAGACCTTTGCCTACAGTGGATAGCCATGCTAGAGCTGAACATACAAATCAGGCTCCTCCCAATGGTGCCTCGAGTGATACTTCTCGGCCTGGAGTCTCTAAGCCTTTCACAGGGAATGGGAACACTGTAAACTCGAGAATTTCCAGTGGATCTGGTGCTGATTATGTGAGACTGTCTTCTGAGCAAGCTCTGAAAAGAACTCTTCCACCCTCTTTTAATTCCCCTCCCCTTCCTGCCAGAAGTGGCACTAACAATATAAGTAATGCTAGTGGAAGTCGTGTTGGTGTGGATTATGAGAGACCATTGTCTCAGCAAGCTCTGAAAAGAACTCTTCCACCCTCTTTTAATCCCCCTCCCCTTCCTTCCAGAAGTGGCACAAACAATATACGTAATGCTGGTGGGAGTCGCTTTGGTGCCGATTATAGTCATCCAGCTGTGTCAGCTGTAGGCAACAAGAGTACCTTTGGTGATCATTATAGTGGAGCCCATGCTGAGATAGGAATTCAACGTGGCGTGAATGGGGTTAGGATCCTGCCTCCATCTCTGACGCATGGAACATCTGCTTCTGTTTTGCATCATGCTGGTTCGAGTGATCCAATGCACAGGTTTGGTGGTGGTGAAGATAGGAATCCTGATAACGATGAAAGGCTGGTTTATCAGGCTGCACTACAG GTTTTGAATCAACCCATGACTGAAAGTGATCTACCTCCTGGTACTCTTTCAGTTCCTCTTATGAGGCATCAG AAAATTGCGTTGGCATGGATGTTTCAGAAGGAAACAAGTAGTTTCAACTGTCCAGGAGGGATACTAGCAGATGATCAG GGACTTGGTAAGACGGTCTCGACGATTGCTCTTATCCTAAAGCAAAAGATTGTGTCACAACTGAAGTCCGAAAGTTCATGCAAGCAAGAAACTGAGGCATTAGTCCTGGATGCTGATGATGAGTCAGACAATGCAAAGCATGAAAGTGGTAGTCATGTAAAACCAGAGCTCAAGGTTTCAAGCAACAGTGAGACCTCGGTTCTGAGTGCATGTGGTAATGATGAGAATGACAGTTCAGATATGGAGAAAGccgaagatgaagaagctaatTCTTCAACACGAGCATTTCAGTGGAAGAGACCAGCTGCTGGTACATTAATTGTTTGCCCAGCGAGTGTTGTAAGGCAGTGGGCAAGAGAGCTTGATGAGAAGGTTTCTGAAGAATCCAAACTTTCTGTGTTAGTCTACCATGGTAGTAATAGGACCAAAGATCCTAATGAATTAGCAGAATACGATGTGGTTGTGACAACGTACGCTATTGTTACTAATGAAGCTCCCAACAAATTCTTGGTGGATGAGGATGAGAACGATGAAAAAAATACTGACAGATATGGTCTTGCCTCTGGCTTCTCCAACAATAAGAAACGGAAAGTCGTGGTGGGTGCTAGTAAGAAGAGTAAAAGAAGAGGTAGAAAAAGCACTAACGATACTTCTTCTGAGCCTGATTGTGGTCCTCTAGGAAAGGTTGGGTGGTTCAGAATAGTACTAGATGAAGCTCAGACAATTAAGAACTATAGAACACAAATGGCAAGATCATGTTGCACTCTTCGAGCCAAAAGGAGGTGGTGCTTGTCTGGAACACCAATACAAAATACGATTGATGATTTATATAGCTATTTCAGGTTTCTTAGATATGATCCATATGCGGTGTACAAGTCATTTTACAGTACAATCAAGGTTCCAATTTCCAGAAATTCTTGTCAAGGTTACAAGAAGCTTCAAGCTGTTCTAAGGGCTATAATGCTGCGCCGCACCAAAG GAACATTGCTTGATGGGAAACCCATAATTAATCTACCTCCAAAGGTAGTAAATTTGAGCCAGGTAGACTTTTCAGTGGCTGAGCGCTCTTTCTACAAGAAGCTTGAAGCTGATTCACGTTCACAGTTCAAG GCCTATGCTGATGCGGGAACTTTGAGTCAAAACTACGCAAATATTCTTCTGTTGCTTTTGCGACTACGCCAAGCTTGTGACCACCCACAACTTGTTAAAAGATATAACTCAGATCCTGTTGGAAAAGTATCAGAAGCAGCAGTTAGAAGACTCCCTAGGGAGGCTCGAAGCAGACTGATCAATCGCTTAGAGTCATCATCTGCCATCTGCTATGAGTGCAAT GAGCCACCAGAAAAACCTGTTGTTACGTTGTGTGGCCATATATTTTGCTATGAATGTGTTTTAGAATACATAACTGGGGATGAGAACACGTGCCCTGTACCGAGATGCAAACAACAGCTTGCGCGTGATGTTGTTTTCTCTGAATCTTCTCTTAGAAATTGCACTTCTGATGATTCGGGCTGTAGTTCCTCTCATGATAATGGTCTTGATAGATCGGTATTTCAAAAAAGAGACTTTTGTTCATCAAAAATTAAAGCTGTCCTCGATATCCTGCAGTCGCTTTCCCAACCAGACAGTCCAAACTCAGCTCAGCATGGTCAAATGCCATCTTCCTCACGGCCAtatgatgacgatgatgttACCATTGTAGAGCCAATGCGTCTTCACTCATCTTCACCTAGCCAGGGGGCAGTAAAGACGATAATATTTTCTCAGTGGACTGGTATGCTTGACTTGGTTGAGCTGCGTATTCTTGAAAGTGGTATTGAATTCAGAAGATTAGATGGCACAATGAGTCTAGCAGCAAGAGACAGGGCGGTTAAAGAATTCAGTAAAAAACCAGATGTAAGTGATGTAAATATCTTAGATATGttttctaaaacaatataCTAA